From Methanoculleus oceani, a single genomic window includes:
- a CDS encoding FAD-dependent oxidoreductase, translating into MAGVKVYTTENCPYCRMVQAFLKKNGVEYEIVDVGKDREAAREMIRVSGQRGVPVTISGDEMVVGFDAKRLRELFGTPVTDEIDDVVVVGAGPAGMTAAVYCGRKLMKTVVVSENIGGQAAWSWAIENYMGFRVITGEDLVGKFEEQVRGLNVSLELDSVGSIEKEGDVFLVRTASGNTYHCRTVILASGKQPRTLELPGEDRLMGRGVSVCSTCDAPFFHGRPVAVVGGGNAAIQTAIELTRIASSVALIVRSTLRCDEIYVPRAEEVGVRIFLHHEVTQLHGDQNLTGITIRDRQTGKETVLDVEGLFLAIGLVPNTGFLGDLVKLNELGEIDIDENGHTSVPGIFAAGDATCVKAKQIIVAAGDGAKAALEAHEYFERLMSKQAKERVAAT; encoded by the coding sequence ATGGCAGGCGTGAAGGTCTACACGACGGAGAACTGCCCCTACTGCCGGATGGTCCAGGCGTTCCTCAAGAAGAACGGCGTCGAATACGAGATCGTCGACGTCGGGAAGGATCGCGAGGCGGCCCGGGAGATGATCCGGGTCTCGGGGCAGCGGGGGGTGCCGGTCACGATCTCCGGCGACGAGATGGTCGTCGGATTCGATGCAAAGAGGCTCCGGGAGCTCTTCGGGACGCCGGTGACGGATGAGATCGACGATGTGGTCGTCGTGGGCGCCGGGCCGGCCGGGATGACGGCTGCGGTCTACTGTGGCAGGAAACTCATGAAGACCGTCGTCGTCTCGGAGAACATCGGCGGTCAGGCGGCCTGGAGCTGGGCGATCGAGAACTACATGGGCTTTCGGGTGATCACGGGAGAGGACCTCGTCGGAAAGTTCGAGGAGCAGGTCCGGGGGCTTAACGTCAGTCTCGAACTCGACAGCGTCGGGAGCATCGAAAAAGAGGGGGACGTCTTCCTCGTCCGGACGGCCTCCGGGAACACGTACCACTGCCGGACGGTCATCCTTGCTTCCGGAAAGCAGCCCCGCACCCTGGAGCTCCCGGGTGAGGACCGGCTGATGGGGAGAGGGGTCTCCGTCTGCTCGACCTGCGACGCCCCGTTCTTCCACGGCAGGCCGGTCGCCGTCGTCGGCGGGGGGAACGCGGCGATCCAGACCGCCATCGAGTTGACCAGGATCGCGAGTTCCGTGGCCCTGATAGTCCGGAGCACCCTCCGGTGCGATGAGATCTACGTTCCCCGGGCAGAGGAGGTGGGCGTGCGGATCTTCCTCCACCACGAGGTGACGCAACTCCACGGCGACCAGAATCTGACCGGGATCACTATCCGCGACCGCCAGACCGGGAAGGAGACGGTCCTCGACGTGGAAGGACTCTTTCTCGCGATCGGGCTCGTGCCGAATACGGGGTTCCTCGGGGACCTGGTGAAGCTGAATGAGCTCGGCGAGATCGATATCGACGAGAACGGCCACACGAGTGTTCCCGGGATCTTCGCGGCCGGGGACGCGACCTGCGTCAAGGCCAAGCAGATCATCGTCGCCGCCGGTGATGGGGCGAAGGCGGCGCTCGAGGCGCACGAGTATTTCGAGCGTCTCATGAGCAAGCAGGCGAAAGAGCGGGTCGCCGCCACGTGA
- a CDS encoding ABC transporter permease, which translates to MAFDHLKTLYGYRNLIWVLAWGEFKQRYKNSVLGYFWSLLEPLLMLVVLYVVFSNLMRIEVEYYQLFLLLGIILWNFLSRATSMGLNAILGKPSMVQKIYFPREILVISSCITALLMSIFESLVFIAFMTVFQVPLSANLIYVPLILVLLFLVSLGLSLALAALNVFYRDVQFIWAVILQAGFFATPILYPVTIFPETLQGIFLLNPMAHIIISARDAIIYSTPPAAGSLLYAGVMAVLTLIIGYIIFALYEPRFAEEM; encoded by the coding sequence ATGGCGTTTGACCATTTGAAGACTCTCTACGGTTACCGGAATCTCATCTGGGTGCTCGCCTGGGGGGAGTTTAAGCAGCGCTACAAAAATTCGGTCCTGGGTTACTTCTGGTCACTCCTCGAGCCGCTCCTGATGCTCGTGGTCCTCTACGTGGTCTTCTCGAACCTGATGCGGATCGAGGTGGAGTACTACCAGCTCTTCCTGCTGCTTGGCATCATTCTCTGGAACTTCCTCTCCCGGGCAACATCCATGGGGCTTAATGCAATCCTCGGGAAGCCGAGTATGGTCCAGAAGATTTACTTCCCCCGTGAGATCCTCGTGATCTCGTCCTGCATCACGGCGCTCCTGATGAGCATCTTTGAGTCTCTGGTCTTTATCGCCTTCATGACGGTCTTTCAGGTGCCCCTCTCGGCAAATCTCATCTACGTGCCGCTGATCCTGGTGCTCCTCTTCCTCGTGTCCCTGGGGCTTTCTCTCGCTCTTGCCGCACTGAATGTGTTTTACCGGGACGTCCAGTTCATCTGGGCGGTGATTCTCCAGGCCGGGTTCTTTGCGACGCCGATCCTCTACCCGGTCACCATCTTCCCGGAGACCCTGCAGGGGATCTTCCTCCTCAACCCCATGGCCCATATCATCATCTCGGCACGCGACGCGATCATTTATTCCACTCCTCCGGCAGCCGGATCGCTCCTCTATGCGGGAGTAATGGCCGTGCTTACACTCATAATCGGATACATTATTTTTGCCCTGTACGAACCTCGTTTCGCGGAGGAGATGTAA
- the arsM gene encoding arsenite methyltransferase, protein MKKEDIHKQVRNAYGQVAARQGGCGCGTGCCGTGRSVESVSLGVGYSEDDLGQAPEGANLGLGCGNPVALASLREGEVVLDLGSGAGFDSFLAAERVGPTGRVIGVDMTPEMLDKARENAKKSGRTNVEFRLGEIEHLPVADSSVDVILSNCVINLSTDKSQVFREAFRVLRPGGRLMVSDIVLAAPLPAPLAESTLLYSSCVAGALVKEEYLDSIAGAGFTEIAVQGETVFPLDLIVSEPELAGLLGEDERASIEKSIVSVRVGARKPAGCGCGCNGTC, encoded by the coding sequence ATGAAGAAAGAAGATATTCACAAGCAGGTACGGAATGCATACGGGCAGGTGGCTGCCCGGCAGGGCGGATGCGGCTGCGGCACCGGGTGCTGCGGCACGGGGCGATCGGTCGAATCGGTGAGCCTCGGCGTCGGCTATTCGGAGGACGATCTCGGGCAGGCGCCGGAGGGCGCGAACCTGGGGCTCGGGTGCGGCAACCCCGTGGCTCTCGCCTCGCTTCGGGAAGGCGAAGTCGTCCTTGACCTGGGGTCGGGGGCGGGGTTCGACTCCTTCCTTGCGGCGGAGCGTGTCGGCCCGACGGGCCGCGTCATCGGCGTCGATATGACGCCCGAGATGCTTGATAAGGCGCGGGAGAACGCAAAAAAGAGTGGGCGGACGAACGTGGAGTTCCGTCTCGGCGAGATCGAGCACCTGCCGGTGGCGGACAGCTCCGTCGACGTGATCCTCTCAAACTGCGTCATCAACCTCTCTACGGATAAATCGCAGGTGTTTAGAGAGGCGTTCCGGGTTCTCCGCCCCGGCGGGAGGCTCATGGTCTCCGACATCGTGCTGGCGGCGCCCCTCCCGGCCCCGCTCGCCGAGTCGACGCTTCTCTACAGCAGCTGCGTCGCGGGAGCGCTGGTGAAGGAGGAGTACCTCGACAGTATCGCCGGTGCGGGCTTTACGGAGATCGCGGTCCAGGGGGAGACGGTCTTCCCGCTCGACCTGATCGTGAGCGAGCCGGAACTTGCCGGGCTCCTCGGCGAGGACGAGAGGGCGTCGATCGAAAAGAGCATCGTGAGCGTCAGGGTCGGCGCCAGGAAACCGGCGGGCTGCGGCTGCGGCTGCAACGGGACGTGCTAG
- a CDS encoding oligosaccharyl transferase, archaeosortase A system-associated — MAPAALKEHKTALTAAVLLLFMIVAVLLRAIPHAALVDGSFTSLIGTDAWYNLRQVEMIAANYPGYAWFDPMTAYPTGKEVAWGPLFPLITATLCLLAGAATRPEIVYTAAWVPPLLAAAVVPGVYLTGKTLADRTTGLAAAGLITIVSASFFARSIFGFVDHHVAETLFSTLFCLAYIAALAYAARHPVTLAETKTILPVALLALGAGAAYLLGLLVMPTMILFALIAGVFTVLQAVRNHLDGTGPEGLLLVNAVAFVVPTIFLPLSGFMVDSQNLSLYSVGHVYAYLLLIAATALLSGISLVLKGRRNEYLAALAALGITGVAFLGLTDIGRTMAGGLITFFGRDMSATAIREMAPWDASLAWQSFNVGLLLIPAGLVLLALRARRENRPELLFAIVWSVIILIATIQHLRFEYYLAVNLALLAGVVIAWALGYGFSKTAAFLREPESKKKKKTLPTAEVAAVGIAVLLIMALVGASASENIGYAVNGVPRTILADDWRDALEWMNAHTPGPGVDYYAIFEKNGFTYPEESYGVMSWWDYGHWITFIAQRIPNTNPFQDHVPRATGFFLATAEEKADVALAAAGSRYIVTDGRMAAEGFPAIAYWHNATAGTAPYATALLVPVPGRENAYSIESFYKEAYFETMAVRLQVLDGTMTEPEKALYVEYDTASVPETGYARLTASREMNPAGAQAVADAYTGPGKAAVFGTDAATPPGTLPALKHYRLVYESSPDAETSVKVFEFVDGAVIPGEGVIEVTVVTNTGREFLYRQQSENGTFVVPYSTTGNPYDVKTAGNYRIGNEEFTATEEAVTGRA; from the coding sequence ATGGCTCCCGCTGCACTAAAAGAACATAAAACCGCCCTCACCGCCGCCGTGCTGCTCCTCTTCATGATCGTGGCGGTCCTCCTCCGGGCAATCCCCCACGCCGCGCTCGTCGACGGCTCGTTCACCAGCCTCATCGGCACCGACGCCTGGTACAACCTCCGCCAGGTCGAGATGATCGCGGCGAACTACCCCGGCTACGCCTGGTTCGACCCCATGACCGCCTACCCGACGGGGAAGGAGGTCGCGTGGGGACCGCTCTTCCCGCTCATCACCGCCACCCTCTGCCTCCTCGCCGGGGCGGCCACCCGGCCCGAGATCGTTTATACCGCCGCGTGGGTCCCCCCGCTTCTCGCTGCCGCCGTCGTCCCGGGGGTTTACCTCACCGGAAAGACCCTCGCCGACAGAACAACCGGCCTCGCCGCCGCCGGGCTCATCACGATCGTTTCGGCATCGTTCTTCGCGCGGTCGATCTTCGGGTTCGTCGACCACCATGTTGCGGAAACCCTCTTCTCCACCCTCTTCTGCCTCGCCTACATCGCCGCGCTCGCGTATGCCGCCCGGCACCCGGTAACGCTCGCGGAGACGAAAACCATCCTCCCCGTCGCGCTCCTCGCCCTCGGCGCCGGGGCCGCCTACCTCCTCGGCCTCCTCGTCATGCCGACGATGATCCTCTTCGCGCTCATCGCCGGAGTCTTCACGGTACTCCAGGCCGTACGGAACCACCTCGACGGCACCGGGCCGGAGGGGCTCCTCCTCGTCAACGCCGTCGCCTTCGTTGTTCCCACGATCTTCCTGCCGCTCTCCGGGTTCATGGTCGACTCGCAGAACCTCTCGCTCTATTCCGTCGGCCACGTCTACGCCTACCTCCTCCTGATCGCCGCGACCGCCCTCCTCTCCGGCATCTCGCTGGTGCTCAAAGGAAGACGGAACGAGTACCTCGCCGCACTTGCCGCGCTCGGAATCACCGGCGTCGCCTTCCTCGGGCTTACCGATATCGGGAGGACGATGGCCGGCGGTCTTATAACGTTCTTCGGCCGGGACATGTCGGCCACCGCCATCCGGGAGATGGCACCGTGGGATGCCTCCCTCGCGTGGCAGAGTTTCAACGTCGGCCTCCTCCTCATCCCCGCCGGGCTCGTGCTCCTCGCCCTCCGGGCCCGGCGCGAGAACCGGCCCGAACTCCTCTTTGCCATCGTCTGGTCGGTCATCATCCTGATTGCGACCATCCAGCACCTGCGGTTCGAGTATTACCTCGCCGTGAACCTCGCGCTCCTTGCGGGGGTCGTCATCGCGTGGGCGCTCGGTTACGGATTTAGCAAGACGGCCGCGTTCCTCCGGGAGCCCGAGAGCAAAAAGAAGAAGAAGACGCTTCCCACCGCGGAGGTCGCCGCCGTCGGGATCGCCGTCCTCCTCATCATGGCTCTCGTCGGGGCATCGGCCTCCGAAAACATCGGCTACGCCGTAAACGGCGTCCCCCGCACCATCCTCGCCGACGACTGGCGCGACGCCCTCGAGTGGATGAACGCTCATACCCCCGGCCCCGGCGTGGACTACTACGCGATCTTCGAGAAGAATGGCTTCACCTATCCCGAAGAGTCCTACGGCGTCATGTCCTGGTGGGACTACGGCCACTGGATCACCTTCATCGCGCAGCGGATACCGAACACCAATCCATTCCAGGACCACGTTCCCCGGGCCACCGGGTTCTTCCTCGCCACCGCCGAGGAGAAGGCCGACGTGGCCCTCGCGGCGGCCGGCTCCCGCTACATCGTCACCGACGGCAGGATGGCCGCCGAAGGGTTCCCGGCCATCGCCTACTGGCACAATGCGACGGCGGGGACCGCACCCTACGCGACGGCGCTCCTCGTGCCGGTGCCGGGAAGAGAGAACGCCTACAGCATCGAATCGTTCTACAAGGAGGCCTACTTTGAGACGATGGCGGTGCGGCTGCAGGTCCTCGACGGGACGATGACGGAGCCGGAAAAGGCCCTCTACGTCGAGTACGACACCGCTTCGGTCCCGGAGACCGGCTACGCGAGACTGACCGCAAGCCGCGAGATGAACCCGGCCGGGGCGCAGGCGGTGGCCGACGCCTACACGGGACCGGGGAAGGCCGCGGTCTTCGGGACCGATGCCGCGACGCCGCCCGGGACCCTCCCGGCGCTCAAACACTACCGGCTCGTCTACGAGTCCTCCCCCGACGCGGAAACGAGCGTGAAGGTCTTTGAATTCGTCGACGGCGCCGTGATCCCGGGCGAGGGCGTCATCGAGGTCACGGTCGTCACCAACACCGGGCGGGAGTTCCTTTACCGGCAGCAAAGCGAGAACGGGACCTTCGTCGTCCCGTACTCCACCACCGGCAACCCCTACGACGTGAAGACCGCCGGGAACTACCGGATCGGAAACGAAGAGTTCACGGCGACCGAGGAGGCCGTGACAGGGAGAGCGTAG
- a CDS encoding GDP-mannose 4,6-dehydratase, with protein MSWKDRSVLITGISGFAGSYLARYLIDEGAHIYGLVRRRADGAIPQNIAWKKIENGITFLEGNLEDISGLATALDTAQPDTIFHLAAQSFVPRSFSHPIETAQMNSIGTNNLLEAVRRKDCDPTIVFAGSSEEYGLVFSSEEQYERAKAKYGTIYPEPVSIPEVPIRETNPLRPMSPYAVSKVCGDHLMRNYFYTYGTKAIVSRAFNHEGAGRGSMFVTSVATNQVAKYAAGDIDHITIGNVNAFRDWSHVMDTIHGYCLIADAGHPGDVYNQGSMRTTSVLSYILLSLENAGMPVDRIESIKNDKAVEAPTEKDTSAVFGVPFEKTKVDRMLLEGAIEFAANDQGIIARSGDKKIPILFDPERFRPAEVPILFADTTKIRRLGFSSTYSVEDIIRDQLNFYMDEKKRV; from the coding sequence ATGTCATGGAAGGATAGGAGCGTTTTAATTACCGGGATCAGCGGGTTTGCCGGGTCGTACCTGGCCCGGTATTTGATCGATGAGGGTGCGCACATCTATGGGCTTGTCCGGAGGCGGGCGGACGGCGCCATTCCTCAGAATATCGCCTGGAAGAAGATCGAGAACGGCATAACCTTTCTTGAAGGAAACCTGGAGGATATCTCCGGGCTGGCCACGGCGCTCGATACTGCGCAGCCGGACACAATCTTCCACCTTGCCGCACAATCTTTTGTCCCCCGGTCGTTCTCTCATCCGATCGAAACCGCCCAGATGAATTCCATCGGCACGAACAACCTTCTTGAGGCGGTGCGCCGGAAGGACTGCGACCCGACGATCGTCTTTGCCGGATCGTCCGAGGAGTACGGGCTGGTCTTCAGCTCCGAGGAGCAGTACGAGCGGGCGAAGGCGAAGTACGGAACAATCTATCCCGAGCCGGTCTCGATCCCCGAAGTGCCTATCAGGGAGACCAATCCCCTCCGTCCCATGTCGCCGTACGCCGTGAGCAAGGTCTGCGGCGACCACCTGATGCGCAACTACTTCTACACCTACGGCACGAAGGCGATCGTCTCCCGGGCCTTCAACCACGAAGGGGCCGGGCGCGGGAGCATGTTCGTCACCTCGGTCGCGACGAATCAGGTCGCGAAGTATGCGGCGGGAGATATCGACCACATCACCATCGGGAACGTCAACGCCTTCCGCGACTGGTCGCACGTTATGGACACCATCCACGGCTACTGCCTGATCGCTGATGCGGGCCATCCCGGCGACGTCTACAACCAGGGCTCGATGCGGACGACCTCCGTCCTCTCTTACATCCTCCTCTCCCTTGAGAACGCCGGGATGCCGGTCGACCGGATCGAGAGCATCAAAAACGACAAGGCCGTCGAGGCGCCGACCGAGAAGGACACGTCCGCCGTCTTCGGCGTGCCGTTCGAGAAGACGAAGGTCGACCGGATGCTGCTTGAAGGGGCGATCGAGTTCGCCGCCAACGACCAGGGCATCATCGCCAGATCGGGCGACAAAAAGATCCCGATCCTCTTTGACCCCGAGCGGTTCCGGCCCGCCGAGGTCCCGATCCTGTTTGCGGACACGACAAAGATCAGGCGCCTCGGGTTCTCGTCCACCTACAGCGTCGAGGATATCATCCGGGATCAGCTCAACTTCTACATGGACGAGAAGAAGCGGGTATGA
- a CDS encoding CDP-alcohol phosphatidyltransferase family protein has translation MIEERLRAGTNGALTRIAALVARTGATPNTLTLLGFAGMAAAGILCAGGSFFAAGIVVAASCIFDALDGALARVTGAASLFGAFFDSFLDRYAEAAVYGGLVVHYAGAGTPWGVEAAFAAAVGSLMVSYARARAEGLGVACRAGLFARPERIAVIIAGLVTGFVLPALVILAVATNATAVRRLLCVRGATLSLSRPPRSP, from the coding sequence GTGATCGAGGAGCGGCTCCGGGCAGGGACGAACGGGGCGCTCACGCGGATCGCGGCCCTCGTCGCCCGGACGGGGGCGACCCCGAACACCCTCACGCTGCTCGGGTTTGCCGGGATGGCGGCCGCAGGGATCCTCTGCGCCGGAGGATCGTTCTTTGCCGCCGGGATCGTGGTCGCCGCATCGTGCATCTTCGACGCACTCGACGGGGCGCTCGCCCGGGTGACCGGTGCCGCTTCGCTCTTCGGGGCGTTCTTCGACTCGTTCCTGGACCGCTACGCGGAGGCGGCGGTCTACGGCGGGCTCGTCGTCCACTACGCGGGGGCGGGGACGCCCTGGGGCGTCGAGGCCGCGTTTGCCGCCGCAGTCGGGTCGCTGATGGTCAGTTACGCCCGGGCCCGGGCCGAAGGGCTCGGGGTGGCGTGCCGGGCCGGCCTCTTCGCCCGGCCGGAGCGGATCGCGGTCATCATCGCCGGACTGGTGACTGGGTTTGTCCTTCCTGCGCTCGTCATCCTCGCGGTCGCGACGAACGCCACCGCGGTCCGGCGGCTCCTCTGCGTCAGGGGGGCTACGCTCTCCCTGTCACGGCCTCCTCGGTCGCCGTGA
- the hgcC gene encoding HgcAB-associated protein HgcC, with product MEDVPKDERKSSCSGACTIEAVVSVDARGQVVLPKDIREWAGIAPGDRLAVVFWGKEGDVCCITLIKASCFNGMVTALLSPMTEEIAGRGEQN from the coding sequence ATGGAAGATGTCCCGAAAGACGAGCGGAAATCCTCCTGTTCCGGTGCCTGCACGATCGAGGCGGTCGTGAGCGTCGACGCACGGGGGCAGGTGGTGCTTCCGAAAGATATCCGCGAATGGGCAGGGATCGCTCCCGGCGACCGGCTTGCGGTCGTCTTCTGGGGGAAGGAAGGAGATGTCTGCTGCATCACGCTGATCAAGGCGAGCTGTTTCAACGGTATGGTGACGGCGCTGCTCTCCCCCATGACGGAGGAGATCGCGGGCAGAGGAGAACAGAACTAA
- a CDS encoding glycosyltransferase family 4 protein encodes MKIAYVYDAVYPWVKGGVEKRIREVSVRLADRGHEVHVYGMRSWDGPAVLERDGVTLHGVCPGEALYSGGRRTVPQALRFGSSVLRPLLASGADVVDCQNFPYFSCFSAKGASMMRGIPLVVTWHEVWGDYWYDYLGPRGVFGKAVERLAAGLTEHHIAVSPSTARALEGLGVTGPVPVVPNGIDTERIAAVAPAAEGSDVIFTGRLIREKNVDVLLRALVPVREEVPDLRALVVGDGPERPALEALARDLGLDGAVTFTGFLPDHDAVIAAMKASRVFVLPSTREGFGIAALEAMACGLPVVTTDHSGNAAADLVVPGVSGFRSGLSAGEMGGRILAALDLHRTRASDCRAAAAAYDWGRIVDILEKVYQNS; translated from the coding sequence ATGAAGATCGCCTACGTCTACGACGCCGTCTACCCCTGGGTGAAGGGCGGGGTCGAGAAGCGCATCCGCGAGGTCTCGGTCCGGCTTGCGGACCGGGGGCACGAGGTCCACGTTTACGGGATGCGCTCCTGGGACGGTCCGGCGGTGCTTGAGCGCGACGGGGTGACCCTCCACGGGGTCTGTCCCGGCGAGGCGCTGTATTCCGGCGGCAGGCGGACGGTCCCGCAGGCGCTCCGGTTCGGCTCTTCGGTGCTCCGGCCGCTTCTCGCCTCCGGCGCCGACGTTGTCGACTGCCAGAACTTCCCTTATTTCTCGTGTTTCTCGGCGAAGGGCGCGTCGATGATGCGGGGGATTCCGCTCGTCGTCACCTGGCACGAGGTCTGGGGCGACTACTGGTACGACTACCTCGGACCACGGGGGGTCTTTGGGAAGGCTGTCGAGCGGCTGGCCGCCGGGCTCACCGAGCACCACATCGCCGTCTCGCCCTCGACGGCCCGGGCCCTCGAGGGCCTCGGGGTCACCGGACCGGTCCCGGTCGTCCCGAACGGGATCGACACGGAGCGGATCGCGGCCGTCGCCCCGGCGGCGGAGGGCTCCGACGTCATCTTCACCGGCCGGCTGATCCGGGAAAAAAACGTCGACGTCCTCCTCCGGGCGCTCGTCCCGGTCCGGGAGGAGGTCCCCGACCTCCGGGCCCTGGTCGTCGGCGACGGCCCGGAGCGGCCGGCACTCGAAGCCCTCGCGCGCGACCTCGGGCTTGACGGGGCGGTGACGTTCACCGGGTTCCTCCCCGACCACGACGCGGTCATCGCCGCGATGAAGGCGTCACGGGTCTTCGTCCTCCCCTCGACCCGCGAGGGTTTCGGGATCGCGGCGCTGGAGGCGATGGCCTGCGGCCTCCCGGTGGTGACGACGGACCATTCCGGGAACGCGGCGGCGGATCTGGTTGTCCCCGGGGTGAGCGGGTTCCGCTCGGGGCTCTCGGCGGGGGAGATGGGGGGGAGGATTCTCGCGGCGCTTGATCTGCACCGGACCCGGGCATCCGACTGCCGGGCAGCAGCGGCAGCATATGATTGGGGACGGATTGTCGATATACTCGAAAAGGTTTATCAAAATTCCTGA
- a CDS encoding HepT-like ribonuclease domain-containing protein, giving the protein MAWFRNRLIHIYWDIDNDRIYDLLREDVGDIEQYLAEYIRALQRK; this is encoded by the coding sequence ATGGCCTGGTTCAGGAACCGGTTGATCCACATCTATTGGGATATCGACAACGACAGGATTTACGACCTGCTCCGGGAAGATGTCGGCGACATTGAGCAGTACCTCGCCGAATATATTCGTGCCCTGCAGAGGAAGTGA
- a CDS encoding glycosyltransferase: MKIAIVHDYFGAIGGGERVVLTLAKILNADVITTDTDAAAKLDNGVRVTSLGSTVKLPPFKQISATWKFASADFSDDYDFFIFTGNWSHHAARRHHPNLWYCYTPVRAFYDLYGTFLSRQGFVSRQAFRAWVAFSRRQDQRSVSRVDRVVTISENVRQRICTCYGRDAEVVYPPVDVSRYRCEGYGDFWLSVNRLYPEKRIELQIEAFRSMPDERLVIVGGYAAGDHAGRYAARLMEDLPENVEIRGEVSEEELIDLYARCRGHVCTALDEDFGLTPVEAMAAGKPVVAVNEGGFCETVTAETGMLVDADPGRIASAVLAVSADPERYREACLARARLFDLSVFADRIRRVVNDGV; this comes from the coding sequence ATGAAAATCGCGATCGTCCATGACTATTTCGGGGCGATCGGGGGCGGCGAACGGGTCGTCCTCACCCTCGCGAAGATCCTGAACGCCGACGTCATCACGACCGACACGGATGCGGCCGCAAAACTGGACAACGGGGTCCGGGTCACGAGTCTTGGAAGCACGGTCAAACTCCCGCCCTTCAAGCAGATCTCCGCCACCTGGAAGTTTGCCTCCGCCGATTTCTCGGACGACTACGATTTCTTCATCTTCACCGGGAACTGGAGCCACCACGCCGCCCGGCGCCACCACCCGAACCTCTGGTACTGTTATACGCCGGTGCGGGCGTTCTACGACCTCTACGGGACGTTTCTGTCGCGGCAGGGGTTTGTTTCCCGGCAGGCGTTCCGGGCGTGGGTGGCGTTCTCCCGGCGGCAGGACCAGCGTTCCGTGAGCCGGGTCGACCGGGTCGTAACGATATCGGAGAACGTCCGGCAGAGGATCTGCACCTGCTACGGCCGTGATGCGGAGGTCGTCTACCCTCCCGTCGACGTGTCGCGGTATCGTTGCGAGGGTTATGGGGACTTCTGGCTCTCGGTGAACCGCCTCTACCCGGAAAAGCGGATCGAGCTGCAGATCGAAGCCTTCCGGTCGATGCCGGACGAGCGCCTGGTCATCGTCGGCGGATACGCCGCCGGGGACCACGCGGGCCGGTATGCGGCCCGGCTCATGGAAGACCTCCCGGAGAACGTCGAGATCCGGGGGGAGGTCTCCGAAGAGGAGCTGATCGACCTCTACGCCCGGTGCAGGGGCCACGTCTGCACGGCCCTGGACGAGGACTTCGGCCTGACGCCGGTGGAGGCGATGGCCGCCGGCAAGCCGGTGGTCGCGGTGAACGAGGGCGGGTTTTGCGAGACGGTGACGGCGGAGACGGGGATGCTCGTCGATGCCGATCCCGGAAGGATTGCATCGGCGGTTCTGGCGGTCTCGGCCGACCCGGAGCGTTACCGGGAGGCCTGCCTGGCGCGGGCGAGACTGTTTGACCTGTCTGTTTTCGCGGACCGGATCCGGCGTGTGGTGAATGATGGCGTTTGA